A genomic window from Punica granatum isolate Tunisia-2019 chromosome 2, ASM765513v2, whole genome shotgun sequence includes:
- the LOC116193614 gene encoding pathogenesis-related protein PRMS-like → MQEFLQGHNAAREAVGVPPLSWDTKLATYARVYLNQRRTDCKLIHSPGYAFGENLFWGQGRRWSAKDATATWVAEKQWYHHATNTCTGQECSHYTQIVWRMTHQESRRHPASHMEEAPGVAYARAYSNKRKGDCKLIHSHNTLYGENLYWGSRVWYWSVKDAVDDRVPEKQWYSYDRRDKCAGTIGR, encoded by the exons ATGCAGGAATTTCTCCAAGGCCACAATGCTGCCAGGGAAGCAGTCGGAGTCCCGCCCCTATCATGGGACACGAAGCTGGCCACTTACGCCCGGGTTTATTTGAACCAAAGACGCACAGACTGCAAGCTCATCCACTCTCCTGGCTATGCGTTTGGAGAGAACTTGTTCTGGGGCCAGGGCAGGCGGTGGAGTGCGAAGGATGCCACAGCTACCTGGGTCGCAGAAAAGCAATGGTACCATCACGCCACGAACACCTGCACGGGACAAGAGTGCTCGCACTACACTCAGATTGTGTGGCGCATGACCCA CCAGGAGAGCCGTCGGCATCCTGCCTCTCACATGGAAGAAGCCCCTGGGGTGGCTTATGCCCGAGCATACTCGAATAAGAGGAAAGGTGACTGTAAGCTCATTCACTCACACAACACTCTGTATGGAGAGAACTTGTACTGGGGGTCCAGGGTCTGGTACTGGAGTGTCAAAGATGCCGTAGATGATAGGGTGCCGGAGAAACAGTGGTACAGTTACGATCGCCGGGACAAATGTGCTGGCACTATTGGCAGGTAG